CGTGACCTACCCGGTAATGCGTCGATGGCCGACGATGCCCTTTCCACACCGTCCCCCGGGTCCCGACGACGCGGATGGGAGATCCTGTTCATTCGCGCAGGAGTACGGGTGGGCGACGGGGAAGGTTCAACCGGCGCACAGGAAATTGCCACGACCCGGCATCGAGCCGGCGCGGAGCGGAAAATCAGCAGGTGGAACGGGTGCCGATCAGTCGGCGCAGAGGTGGTCGAAGGCGAACCCGCCCACCAGTTCGTGGCGGCGCCCTCTCAGCGCGACGATCTGCGCGGTCAACTCGGCGCGCGGCACCAAGTCCGAGGTGACGTTCTCCCGCAGCCGTTCCCCGACGGCGACAGTGGCGAGGTCCTCGGCCAACCGGGCCGAGTCGATGCCGCAGGAGAAGCGGTGCTCGGTCACCGAGACCCGCTCGACGAGGCACGCGTCGGGGCGGACCTGCACCCAACTCCACCCCTGCGCCGGCCCATCCACCCAGCGCACGTGCAGCCCTCGCACGATCGGGTCGGCCACCCGCCCGGCCACGTACGCCTCGACCGCCGCCGCCCGGGTCAGCGCGCCGAGGTCATTGACCGGTCCGGTACGGCCGTCGGGCAGCCGACCGAGGATGTCCCGGAAACCCACCGGGGCCGGGTCGTCCCCGGCAGCGGTCACTCCGGCGCCTCCCGCGGCGTAGGCGCGCGCGTCGATCACGTACTCCACCAGGCGGCGGCCATGCTCGGCCGCCCGCAACCTCGGCGACCCGATCCGCAGCACCGGCAGGCCGACGGCAGCGCTCACCGCGTCCTTCAGCCGCTCGACGCGCTGCTCGGCAGAGCCGGCGGGCGCGACGGGGCCGATCTCCACGGCGACGATCGCCCGGCCGGTGTCGGCCGCGTAGACCACGAAGTCGAAGCTGGCGCGGCTGGCCGAACTCCACTGGCTGCCGGTGACACCGGGCGGGCGGCCCTGGACCAGGTCACTGAGCCGGCGCGCCGGGTAGACCCGGTGGCCGGCGCGGGTGAGCAGCGGGTCACGCCCATCCTCGGCGGGCACCGCCCGCAGCCAGCCGCGGTCGTCGCTGCCGATGCTCGTCATCTGCCTGATCCATCCGCCGGTCGGTCGAGCCGGGCCGAGTCTAGGTGGTCGATCATGACCTGCACCTCGGCGGTGCGGCCGGTCCGGCGTACCCGGCCGCCCGTTACTCGGCGGCGCCCATCACCAAGCCCTCGATGGTGTGCTTCTGCCGGATCGGCTCCAGCCGGTCGACCACCGGGCAGGTGTAGGTGTCAAGAACCAACAACCGGTGCCAGCACTCGAGACGAACGTGTGACACAGGTCACGCCGAAGTCGTGTTCCACGGGTGCGCGGCGGGTGTATTCAGCCGGGTCGCCGGTAGCGGACCGGCCGGGAGGTCAGCATGTCGCGACAACAGCTCGGCACCCCCGCCGGTAGCGGTCTGGCCGCTGGCCAGCGTCAGGATGACCCGCGTCGCGTCCGCCGGCCCCGACTGGCCGGTGACCCGACCATCCGCCGGCGCCCTCGCGCTGATCGCGCGGGCCGACACCACCGGCTTCCTTCGCGGCCCGTCGCCGTCCGCCCGACCGTCGGCACCACAGGGACCACACGCGTCATCCGGACCAGCAGCCCCACCACGCCTGCCGACGCGGGCCAGTATCCGACCAGTCGACGTCGTGCCGGGCCGGACCGCCGTGAGCCGAGCACCGTCACGGCGGCGGACGTCGCACGGATCGCGGCCGAAGCAGCCCGCCGGGTGTCCGGCGTGACCGGCGCTCACCCGACCGCCGTGCGTCTGGGCGGCGGGTCCGTGGGACTCGACCTGCACCTGGTCACCTCGTACGGGCACAGCGTGCTTGCCGTGGCCGAGGCGGTCCGGGTGGCGGTCTCCGAGCGGGTGGCCGCCGAAGCCGGCGTCGGCGTGGCCGCGGTGACCATCACTGTGGACGACCTGCTCGTCCCCGGGGTGGACAGCGCTGAGGCAGGGCGGCCCGTCCGGCGGCCGGAGGCCGACATGCCGACGATCAACCGGGCCGCCTCGGTGCTGCTGGCCGTCGCCCTGCTCGCCGGTGGCGTGCTGCTGGCCGTACAGGCGCTGCTGGTCACGCTGGGTCGCCCGGCGTCGCTGCTCGCGCGCACCGGCTGGTACGACGCGCTGACCAGCACCCGTTGGCACGACCCGGAGGTTCGCGTCGTGGCCGGCGGGGCCGTACTGCTGGGCCTGGTGATCCTGGCCGCCCAGCTGCGCCGCTGGACACCGGCCCGGCTGCGGATCGACGAGCGGGACGGCTGGCACCTGCGGCGGCGGTGCCTGGAACGCCGGTTGACCGAGGCGGCCGCGACCGTGCCGGGTGTACGCCAGGCACGGGTGCGTATCCGGCGGGACGGTGACCAGTGGCGCCCCCGGGTGCGAGCCACCGGCGACCCGGCGGCCCGTTCGGAGGTCGAGTTCGCGGTGAGTCAGGAGCTGCGGCAGCTCGCCTCGCATCGTGTCGGCCGGATCGAGATCCGCCTGCTGCCCCGCCGGCGGCCGGCATGACGGACGCCGCACACCGGCTGCTGTGGACCGTCGTCGCGCTGCTGCTGGTGGTGCTCGGAGCGACAGCCCTGGGGGCCAGCCTCGGCGCGCTGCCCGGCAGCGACCCGGGTGCGCCACTGCTCGGGGCGGGGTTGCTGGACGCGTGGCGAGTGGCCGCGCCGTGGAGCACAGTGGCCGCGGCGGTCGCTGGAGCGCTGACCGCCCTCACCGGGCAGCGCCTGTTGGGCCGTGAGCTACGTCGGCCCCGCCAGGCACTGCACGGCATGCTGAGCCACCCCGGACGCCACCCGGGACGCACCCGCCTGGCTACCGACGTGCTCGTCGACGCACTGGAGCGCGACCTGACCGGCGACCCCGGGGTGCGCCGCGCCCGGGTGGTGCTCACCGGCACACCGGGACGTCCCGACGTGTGGATCCGGGTGGATCTGGCGACCGACGCCCGGGCCGACGCCGTACGCGAGCACGTCGACGCCGCGGTCCGCCGGTTCGCGACGACCGCCGGCTGCACACCCGCGCACCTCGACGTGACCGCCCGCATCGAGCCCCGCCGGCCCGGACCGGGGTTGCCACGACGGGCATGATCGGTGCCGGGACCGGTGGCGGACGGAGGTGCGCGGGTGCGGGTGGTGTCGTTGGTGCCGTCACTGACCGAGGCGGTGGCCGTGACAGTGCCGGGAGTTCTGGTCGGGGCCACGGACTGGTGCAGCCACCCGGCCGGGCTCGACGTCGCCCGGGTCGGCGGCAGCAAGTACCCGGACCTGGACCGGGTGCGCGCCCTGCGGCCGGATCTGGTGCTGCTGAACGTGGAGGAGAACCGCCGCGACGACGCGGAAGCGCTGCGGGCGGCCGGCGTGCCGGTGCGGGTCACCTATCCGCGTACGGTCGCGGGCGCTCTGACCGAGCTGGGTGAGCTGCTCGCCGAGCTGGGGGCGCCGACGGAGCCGGCCTGGCTGCGCGACGCCCGGCGGGCGTGGGCCGAGCCGCCCCGGCTGGCCCCACCCCGCCGGGCGGTGGTGCCGGTGTGGCGTCGGCCGTGGGTGGTGCTCGGCGGCGACACGTTCGCCGGTGACGTGCTGCGTCGGCTCGGTGTGGTCAACACCTACGACGAGCATCCCGAGCGCTATCCCCGTCCCACGCTTGCCGAGCTGCGCGACCGGGAGCCCGAGCTGGTGGTGCTGCCCGACGAGCCGTACCGGTTCACGGCCGACGACGGGCCCGCGGCGTTCCCCGGCGTACCGTGCGCACTGCTCTCCGGTCGGCACCTCACCTGGTACGGCCCCTCGCTGGCCGAGGCGCCCGCCCTGCTGGCCGAGCAGCTGAACCGCCCGGTCGTGGTCGGCTGACCCGACGCGGCCGGCGGCTCAACCGCCGGCTCCGGCGGCCTGGCGCCTCAGCGGCCGTTTCCGGGACGTCGCGCGGCCGGGATGCTGGCGCCGATGGAGACCGCCAGGGTCAGCACCACCACCGCGAGGGTCAACCAGACCGGCAGTTTGCCCACCGGCGTCTCGGCGAGGATGAGCTTCAGCCCCGCGAAGGCCAGCAGCAGCGCGAGCCCGTACCGCAGATAGCCGAAGTGTCGCAGGAGACCGGCGAGGCAGAAGTAGAGGCTGCGCAGACCCAGGACGGCGAACGCGGTGGCCGTCCAGACCAGGAACGTGTTGGTGGTGATGGCGAGGATCGCCGCCACCGAGTCGATGGCGAACACCACGTCGGTGGCCTCGATCGCGACGAGGGCCACCAGCAGCAGCGTCGCCACCCGCCGGCCGGCGACCCGGGCGGTGAACCGATCGCCGTGGTAGCGGGCGTCGGTGGGCACCAGCCGACGGAACAACCGGACCACGACGTTGCGGTCCGGGTCGACGTCCGGCTTTCCGCGTACGGCCAGCCGCCAACCGGTCCAGATCAGGAAGGCGCCCAGCACGAACCCGGCCCAGGCGAGCCGGTCCAGCAGCTCGGCGCCCGCGAAGATGAACAGCAGACGGAAGAGAAGCGCCCCCACGACGCCCCAGAACAGCACCTTGTGCTGGTAGCCGGGCGGCACCTGGAAGTAGCCGAAGAGCAGGGCGAAGACGAAGACGTTGTCCACCGAGAGCGCCTTCTCCAACAGGTAACCGGAGAAGTAGGCGATGGCCGGGTCACCGCCGAGGCCCCACCACACGACCAACCCGAACAGCAGGCCCGCACCGATCCAGACGGCGCTCCACAGGATCGCCTCGCGCAGCTCGATGACGTGGTTGTCCCGGTGCAGGAGCACGTCCACGGCGAGCATCACCGCGATCACCGCGCTGACCGCCGCCCAGGCCCACAGCGGGACCGTGACCGTCGCCTCAGCCACCGACGCCCTCCGCATCGACCACGGTGCACCGCCCGCACCCCGCCGACCGGCCGCTCCCGAGCCTAGGCGAACGGCCGGCCCGACGTCGGCGGTCGGGCGAAGTCCGGGGCCTCTGGTCGTACCGTCGAGGGGTTCGTCGTGGCCGTCGGCCCTGCCACCGGCGGCGCGGCGCGGCGGGCGATCGAGCAGGTGGCGGGTCCGCCGCACATCGGTGAGGGGTGATCCGGCAGGATCGACGGTGACCGGACACATCACCCAACACGGCAGGAGATCCCCGCATGAACCAGGCAGCAGGCGCCCGATCGGGCAAGCCCGAGGTGGGTCCGATCGAGGGTGCACCGCCGGCCGACCTCGTGATCGAGGACATCACCGTGGGCGACGGCCCGCAGGCCGAGGCAGGCCAGCTGGTCAGCGTGCACTACGTCGGGGTGTCGCACTCCACCGGCGGCGAGTTCGACTCGTCGTGGAACCGGGGTGAGGCGTTCGAGTTTCCGCTCGGCGGCGGTCAGGTCATCGCAGGTTGGGACCGGGGCGTCGTGGGCATGCGTGTCGGCGGCCGCCGCCGCCTGACCATCCCGCCGCACCTCGGGTACGGCGACCGGGGCGCGGCCGGCGTCATCGCGCCGGGCGAGACGCTGATCTTCATCGTCGACCTGCTCGGCGTGCGCTGACCGATTGTCCGGGGGTCGCCGGCTCACGCCGGCGGCCCTCGCGCCGCGCCTCGGGTCAGGCGACCAGCTGCAGGTGCGCGGTCGCGGGAAGCGGGCGGCGCGCCGCCTCGACCACCCGGGCCGGCTCCAGGATCGCCATCACGCGGTGCAGACCGGTTGCGCGCAGCACCCGCGCCACCACCGGGCTCGGGTCGACCAGGACCAGCTCGCCGCCGCGAGCCCGCACGCGCAGATGCGCGGCGAGCAGGGTGCGGATGCCGGCGGCGGAGAGCAGCCGCAGCTCGGACAAATCAAGCTGGAGCACCGGACGAGGCGGCGCGGACCACAGCGCGGAACGGAACGCGGCGACCGTGGCGATGTCGACCTCGCCGGCCACCCGCATGAGGACCATCCGGTCACCCACGCTGACCTGCACGTCGAGCCGGTCGCTGTGCTCTTCCATGCCCTGAAATCTAGCCCCCACCCCCGACAGTTTCGCCCCTCCGCGGAGTGATTCCGGGTACGCCCAGGGTCATACCCCGAGGTGCTGCCCCTCCCCCTCAGGGTGGAGCCCGGGGCCCGACCGTCGGCACGCCGCGCGAGCGGCGAAACGGGGACGGCCGACAGCGGCGGTGGAGAATAGGCGGATGCTGATCCCCCGGCCCCGGCCGCCCCGGCTGATCCGTCCCGTCCGCGAGCCGGCAACCGTCCCTCCGGCACTGACCGGGGCGTGGGCTCCCACCGACCGCCGGCTCGACCAGGCCGAGGTGCTGCCCCTCCCCGACGGCGCCGTCGGGCCCGAGGACGTGCTCATCAACCAGGCCGGGCGGGTGATCAGCGGCGACGAGGAGGGTCGACTCTGGTGGTGGCCGGTCGACGCGCCGGCCGGCACCCGACCCCGGCTGCTGGCCGAGACCGGTGGCCGACCGCTCGGCATCGAGCTGGACCCGTCCGGTGAGGCCCTGGTGGTCTGCGACGCGTACCGGGGGTTGCTGCGGGTCACGCCCGACGGCACGGTACGCGAACTGACCGGGACAACACCTCCGGTGCACCTGGCCAACAACGCGACGGTGGGCCGCGACGGCACCATCTACTTCACCGACAGCTCCGACCGGTTCCCGGTGTCGCACTGGAAACGGGACCTGCTGGAGCACCGCCCCAACGGCCGGGTGCTGGCCTACCACCCGGGCAGCGGTCGCACCGAGGTGGTGGCCGACGGGTTGTACTTCCCCAACGGGATCGCGCTGACCCCGGACGAGTCGGCCCTGATGCTGGTGGAGACCAGCACCCACCGTCTGCTGCGCGTGGAGTTGGGCGGCGGTGTGCGGGTCCTGGCCGACCTGCCCGCGTACCCGGACAATCTCGCCGCGGTGGGCGACGGGACGTACTGGATCGCGCTGCCCAGCCCACGGGTGCCGATCGCCGAACGGTTGCTGCCGCATCCGCGACTGCGCCAGATCGCCGCCCTGCTGCCCGACGCGATGCAGCCACAGCCACGCCGCTACGGGCTGGTCGCGCTGGTCGACGGCGACGGCGGGGTCCGCCGGACGCTGCACGGCCCGAACGGGCACTACCGGATGATCACCGGGGTACGCCAGCACGGCGACCACCTGTGGCTGGGCAGCCTGATCGGGACCGGGGTGGCCCGCGTACCCCTGGGGTGATCGCTCCCACGCCTTTGTCGGTGCGGCCCTTGCCTCGACGACGTCAAGGCAACGACGGGGCCGGTCCGCCAGGTGGCGGGCCGGCCCCGAAGGCTGGCGGCAGTGACTCAGCGGCCGCTGACCGAGGGTGCCGGAGCGGGCGACCCACCGGCCACCGCTCCCGGGTGCGCCGGGGCGACCGGCGCGGGCTTGAGCCCGGGCGGCACCGGCAGGGCGCTGCCCCGGACGAACTCGTCCCAGCTCACGTTCCACGCGGTCCAGCCGTTGCCCGGCTGCAACTCCACCTCGGTGCCCTTGACGGTGACCAGGTCACCGACCTGGGTCACCCCCATCAACCAGTCCGCCGCGGTGGCGGACACGTTGGCGCAGCCGTGCGAGACGTTGGTGTTGCCCTGGTCCCCCTCCGACCACGGGGCGGAGTGGATGAACTCGCCACCCCAGGTGTAGCGCTGGGCGTCGTCGACGTCGACCACGTACCCGCCGTTGGGCTCACCCCGGGTGTCGAAGGTGGTCCGTTGGTGCTTCTCCATGATCACCATCTTGCCGCTGGAGCTCGGGGTGCTCGGCTTACCCAGGCTGACCGGGATCCGGCGGACCTGCTTGCCGTCGCGCATCACCGTCATCTGCTTGGTGGCATTGTCGATCTCCAGTGAGACCTGGCGTCCGATCTTGGAGGTCGCGGTCCGCTCGGAGTCGCCGACCCGGTCCTTCCCGATCGGCAGACCCTCCAGACCGGCCCGGACGCTGATCGTGGTCCCCGGCTTCCAGAAATCGGGTGCCCGGTAATAGACCTGACTTCCGTCCTCGAGCCACGACCAGGTGCCCGGCTGCGGGGGATTCGTCTTCACGAACAACCGCCGCTGGACATCCGCTCTGGCCTCTTTCGGAATTCCCGGGTCGAACGCTACGGTTACCGGCATCGCCGTGCCGTACGTCCGATTGCCGACGAAATAGAGAGTGCTGGTGATCTGCGGTTTGGTGGATTTCGCCATCGTGGTGAACGTGGTGCTGCGAGTGGTGGTAGCACCGGAGTCGCCGGTGGCGGTCACCTCGGCGGTGTAGGTCCGTCGCGGTTGCAGCGGCGCGCTCGGCACCCAGCCCGAGCCATCCTCGCGCGGCTCGGCGTTGACCTGCTTGCCCTTGTCGTCAGTGAGGCGTACGCCAGTGACCCTGCCGCCCTTGACCACGGTGCCCACCTCGGCGCTGACCGGCACGTCGCGGGTCTTGTCCCCCGGTGTCACGGCGAGCTCCGGCGGGGCGGCGTGCCCCTTGGCCGAACCGGTCGCCGACTCCCGGTTGGCGGTGCACCCACCCAGGACGAGTGGTGCGGCTGCGATGGTTACCGCCAACATCGTCAATCGCCGCCTAGACGTCATGTTCAGTCCCCCCGTTTTTGACTTCCCTCTGTCACATTCTCGCTTCTTCGACAGGGGCGTCCACGGCATTCGCAAATAATCGGAGGCGCATTTATCGACGCATTTTCCGCCAATGTTCCGCTTGGCGGATGAGGCGTTCAAGCGACCCGTGTCACGCTCTTTGCTCTGCTTGAGCGACCACCACACCGGCTGTCCGGATGAGGGCGTCTCGCCCGGCCTGGCCCCGCCCGGTCCCGCCTGGGCCCGCCTGGGCGGAAGTGGCGCGAACGAGGCGTGCGAGGGTCGCACCCGTCATGATCGACTCGGTTTCATGGAAGTCGGGGTATCGGGACGTCCCGGATACCGCGACTTCCATGAACGCGAGTGGATCAAGCCACCGGGGGCGCGGCGCGGCGCGGCCCGGCGCGGAAGTAGGAGGTCGCGGCAGGCGGCGCACCTCGGGGGCGGACTTTTGTCAGTTGGAGCGAAACTTCTGCCGATCACGACGAAGCTTTGCCTTCGTCCGGAGGCAAGGGTAGGGTCACGATCCAGATAGAGGGTTGCCCATTCGTCGATCAGCTCGCCGCCACCCTGCCGGGTCGCCGCGTTCCGCCCCCGAGGGGTCCGGGCCGCACCCGAGCACCGTCCCTCACCGTCCAGCCGGAGCCAGGCTCCGGCCGGTTCGGCGCGTCCGGGCGACGGCAGCCGGGTCGACTGCCGTAGACGGCATGCCAGCCGTCAGGAAGGGACCACCACCATGGATCAACAGATCAACCAACCGGAGCCGACAGCGGTGTCCGAGCCGGTCAGCCGCCGTGCGGTTCTGCGCGCCGCGACCGTTTCCGCCGCTGCCGTCGGCGCTGCCGGTATGTTCGCCGCTCCGGCCGCCGCCGCGCCCGCCGCGCAGTCCCACGGCCGGCGCCGGGTTCCGGTGGACCGGATCAGCATCCAGCTCTACACGCTGCGCGATCAACTCGCCGCCGACCTGCCCGGCACCCTGGACGCCCTGCGCCGGATCGGCTACCGCCGGGTGGAGCACGCCGGTTTCGTCGGACGCACCGCCGCGCAGTTCCGGGCGGCTCTCGACGAGGCCGGGCTGCGCGCCACCTCCGGGCACACCGGCATCCCGCAGCCGTTCGACGCCGCCACCTGGGAACAAGCCCTCGCCGACGCGAACGTCGTGGGGTGCAAGAAGATCGTCCACCCGTACTTCGGTCGGGACGCGAGCGGCCAGGCGATCCGGGACCCCAACGTCTACCGGGCCCTGGCGCGCGACCTGAACAAGGCCGGCCGGATGGCCGAACGTGCCGGGCTCGACTTCGGCTACCACAACCACCAACTTGAGTTCGTGCCGTTGACCGACGGCTCGACCGGGTTCGACATCCTCACCGGGCAGACCGATCCCCGACTGGTCCACTTCGAACTCGACCTCTACTGGACCTGGCGGGGCGCGCACGACCCGGTCGACGTGATCCGGGCCAACCGCGGCCGGATCCGTCAGGTGCACGTCAAGGACCTCGACGTCGAGGGCGGTTTCGCCGACCTCGGCGACGGCCTCATCGACTTCGGTCGGATCTTCGCCCACGAGCGCGAGGCCGGCATCGAGGAGTACATCGTGGAGCGCGACGACGCAGGCACCCCGCCACGCTCCCCCGCCGACGCCCTGGACACCGCCCGGGTCGGCTTCGACTATCTCGCTTCACTCCGGTACTGAAAGCACCTCGGGGGACCACTTGATGAACAGGACCGCATTCGCGTCCGCCCTGCTGCTGGTGACGGCCGGCCTGGTCGTACCACCGTCAGCCGCGGCCGCCGCACCGGCCGCACCGCCGGACAGCAGCTTCCAGAAAGTGACACTGAACGACTTCCCGGGCGAGCCGATGAGCCTCGCCGTCCTGCCCGACCTGCGGGTGCTGCACACCTCCCGCACCGGCGAGGTCCGCATCCACGACCCGCGCACCGGGCTGAACACCCTCGCCGCCGACATCCCCGTGTACGAGCACGACGAGGAGGGGCTGCAGGGGGTCGCCATCGACCCGAACTTCGCCCAGAACAAGTGGGTCTACCTCTACTACTCGCCGCCGATGAACACACCGGTCGACGACCCGGCGACGCCAGACGTCAACGAGGGGGACGCGCCGGAGGTCGGCACGGAAGCGGACTGGCAGCGGTTCAAGGGCGCGCTGCGGCTGTCCCGGTTCAAGCTGGACGGGATGAGGCTGAACCTCGCCAGCGAGCAGCAGATCATCGACGTGCCCACCGACCGGGGCATCTGCTGCCACGTCGGCGGCCAGATCGACTTCGACAGCCTGGGCAACCTGTACCTGTCGACCGGTGACGACACCAACCCGTTCGCCTCCGACGGCTACATCCCGATCGACGAGCGGGCCGACCGCAACCCGGCGTACGACGCCCAGCGCACCTCGGCCAACACCAACGACCTGCGCGGCAAGCTGCTGCGTATCAAGGTGAAGGCCGGTGGTGGTTACACGGTGCCGGCCGGCAACCTGTTCAAGCCGGGCACGGCGAAGACCCGCCCGGAGATCTACGCGATGGGGCTGCGCAACGCGTTCCGGTTCGCCGTCGACCGGCGTACCAACGACGTGTACCTGGGCGACTACTCCCCCGACGCCTCCAACCCGAACCCGGAGCGCGGGCCGGCCGGGCACGGCCGCTGGATGCGGATCGACAAGCCGGCGAACTACGGCTGGCCGTACTGCGTCACGCCGACGATCGCCTACCGCGACTACGACTTCGCCACCGGTCAGTCCGGCGCCAAGTTCAACTGCAAGCGCCCGGTCAACGACTCACCCCACAACACCGGCAAGCGGATCCTGCCGCCGGTGGAGCAGCCGGAGGTCTGGTATCCCTCCGCCGCCTCCGGGGAGTTCCCGCAGCTGGGTTCCGGCGGCATCGGCCCGATGGGCGGCCCGGCGTACGACTACGACGGGACCAGCACGTCGCGTACCCGCTGGCCGGCCTACTACGACGGAGTGCCGCTGTTCTACGAGTGGACCCGCGACTACATCAAGGAGTTCCGCCTCGACGAGGACGGCGACGTCACCGACATCCGGCCGGTGGTGCCATCGCTGGTCGTGGACAACCCGATGGACATGGAGTTCGGCCCGGACGGCGCGCTCTACGTGCTGGAGTACGGCGACGGCTACTTCGCCGAGAACCCGGACGCCCAGCTGTCCCGGATCGACTTCGTCCGGGGCAACCGGACGCCGATCCCGAAGATCAGTGGCACCCCGACGGTCGGGCAGGCCCCGCTGACCGTCGCGTTCTCCAGCGCCGGCACCACCGACCCGGACGGTGACAGGCTCAGCTATGCGTGGGACTTCAACGCGGACGGCTCGGTGGACAGCACCGACCCCAACCCGACGTGGACGTTCCAGGAAAACGGCTCGTACACCCCGACGGTGAAGGTGACCGACCGCACCGGGCGCTCCGCCTCGGCGACCCTGCCGCTGGTGGTCGGGCCGACCGCGCCGATCATCGAGTTCGTCGCCCCGGTGGCCGGGCAGCCGTTCCAGTTCGGGCAGACCGTCGCGTACGAGGTGAAGGTCACCGATGACCTGCCGGTGGACTGCTCCCGGGTGAAGGTCACCTACGTGCTCGGGCACGACGAGCACGGGCACCCGCTCTCCACGGCGACCGGGTGCTCCGGGACGATTCCCACCTTCGTGGACGGTGGGCACAGCGGCGCGGACAACCTGACCGCGGTGTTCGTCGCCGAGTACACCGACGCGCCGACCGAGCCGGGTGTGCCGCCGCAGTCGACCTCGGCCACTGTCGTGCTGGACCCGGACCCGGTGGCGGGTCTGGCCGGCTGATCACCTCACGATGACAGCGGCGGCGACCGGAGTGATCCGGTCGCCGCCGCTCATCGTTCCACCGCCCACCGCCGGTCG
This portion of the Micromonospora zamorensis genome encodes:
- a CDS encoding Asp23/Gls24 family envelope stress response protein — its product is MSGVTGAHPTAVRLGGGSVGLDLHLVTSYGHSVLAVAEAVRVAVSERVAAEAGVGVAAVTITVDDLLVPGVDSAEAGRPVRRPEADMPTINRAASVLLAVALLAGGVLLAVQALLVTLGRPASLLARTGWYDALTSTRWHDPEVRVVAGGAVLLGLVILAAQLRRWTPARLRIDERDGWHLRRRCLERRLTEAAATVPGVRQARVRIRRDGDQWRPRVRATGDPAARSEVEFAVSQELRQLASHRVGRIEIRLLPRRRPA
- a CDS encoding helical backbone metal receptor, with amino-acid sequence MRVVSLVPSLTEAVAVTVPGVLVGATDWCSHPAGLDVARVGGSKYPDLDRVRALRPDLVLLNVEENRRDDAEALRAAGVPVRVTYPRTVAGALTELGELLAELGAPTEPAWLRDARRAWAEPPRLAPPRRAVVPVWRRPWVVLGGDTFAGDVLRRLGVVNTYDEHPERYPRPTLAELRDREPELVVLPDEPYRFTADDGPAAFPGVPCALLSGRHLTWYGPSLAEAPALLAEQLNRPVVVG
- a CDS encoding TerC family protein; this encodes MRRASVAEATVTVPLWAWAAVSAVIAVMLAVDVLLHRDNHVIELREAILWSAVWIGAGLLFGLVVWWGLGGDPAIAYFSGYLLEKALSVDNVFVFALLFGYFQVPPGYQHKVLFWGVVGALLFRLLFIFAGAELLDRLAWAGFVLGAFLIWTGWRLAVRGKPDVDPDRNVVVRLFRRLVPTDARYHGDRFTARVAGRRVATLLLVALVAIEATDVVFAIDSVAAILAITTNTFLVWTATAFAVLGLRSLYFCLAGLLRHFGYLRYGLALLLAFAGLKLILAETPVGKLPVWLTLAVVVLTLAVSIGASIPAARRPGNGR
- a CDS encoding FKBP-type peptidyl-prolyl cis-trans isomerase; the protein is MNQAAGARSGKPEVGPIEGAPPADLVIEDITVGDGPQAEAGQLVSVHYVGVSHSTGGEFDSSWNRGEAFEFPLGGGQVIAGWDRGVVGMRVGGRRRLTIPPHLGYGDRGAAGVIAPGETLIFIVDLLGVR
- a CDS encoding STAS domain-containing protein produces the protein MEEHSDRLDVQVSVGDRMVLMRVAGEVDIATVAAFRSALWSAPPRPVLQLDLSELRLLSAAGIRTLLAAHLRVRARGGELVLVDPSPVVARVLRATGLHRVMAILEPARVVEAARRPLPATAHLQLVA
- a CDS encoding SMP-30/gluconolactonase/LRE family protein; the encoded protein is MLIPRPRPPRLIRPVREPATVPPALTGAWAPTDRRLDQAEVLPLPDGAVGPEDVLINQAGRVISGDEEGRLWWWPVDAPAGTRPRLLAETGGRPLGIELDPSGEALVVCDAYRGLLRVTPDGTVRELTGTTPPVHLANNATVGRDGTIYFTDSSDRFPVSHWKRDLLEHRPNGRVLAYHPGSGRTEVVADGLYFPNGIALTPDESALMLVETSTHRLLRVELGGGVRVLADLPAYPDNLAAVGDGTYWIALPSPRVPIAERLLPHPRLRQIAALLPDAMQPQPRRYGLVALVDGDGGVRRTLHGPNGHYRMITGVRQHGDHLWLGSLIGTGVARVPLG
- a CDS encoding L,D-transpeptidase, coding for MTSRRRLTMLAVTIAAAPLVLGGCTANRESATGSAKGHAAPPELAVTPGDKTRDVPVSAEVGTVVKGGRVTGVRLTDDKGKQVNAEPREDGSGWVPSAPLQPRRTYTAEVTATGDSGATTTRSTTFTTMAKSTKPQITSTLYFVGNRTYGTAMPVTVAFDPGIPKEARADVQRRLFVKTNPPQPGTWSWLEDGSQVYYRAPDFWKPGTTISVRAGLEGLPIGKDRVGDSERTATSKIGRQVSLEIDNATKQMTVMRDGKQVRRIPVSLGKPSTPSSSGKMVIMEKHQRTTFDTRGEPNGGYVVDVDDAQRYTWGGEFIHSAPWSEGDQGNTNVSHGCANVSATAADWLMGVTQVGDLVTVKGTEVELQPGNGWTAWNVSWDEFVRGSALPVPPGLKPAPVAPAHPGAVAGGSPAPAPSVSGR
- a CDS encoding sugar phosphate isomerase/epimerase family protein codes for the protein MDQQINQPEPTAVSEPVSRRAVLRAATVSAAAVGAAGMFAAPAAAAPAAQSHGRRRVPVDRISIQLYTLRDQLAADLPGTLDALRRIGYRRVEHAGFVGRTAAQFRAALDEAGLRATSGHTGIPQPFDAATWEQALADANVVGCKKIVHPYFGRDASGQAIRDPNVYRALARDLNKAGRMAERAGLDFGYHNHQLEFVPLTDGSTGFDILTGQTDPRLVHFELDLYWTWRGAHDPVDVIRANRGRIRQVHVKDLDVEGGFADLGDGLIDFGRIFAHEREAGIEEYIVERDDAGTPPRSPADALDTARVGFDYLASLRY
- a CDS encoding PQQ-dependent sugar dehydrogenase, giving the protein MNRTAFASALLLVTAGLVVPPSAAAAAPAAPPDSSFQKVTLNDFPGEPMSLAVLPDLRVLHTSRTGEVRIHDPRTGLNTLAADIPVYEHDEEGLQGVAIDPNFAQNKWVYLYYSPPMNTPVDDPATPDVNEGDAPEVGTEADWQRFKGALRLSRFKLDGMRLNLASEQQIIDVPTDRGICCHVGGQIDFDSLGNLYLSTGDDTNPFASDGYIPIDERADRNPAYDAQRTSANTNDLRGKLLRIKVKAGGGYTVPAGNLFKPGTAKTRPEIYAMGLRNAFRFAVDRRTNDVYLGDYSPDASNPNPERGPAGHGRWMRIDKPANYGWPYCVTPTIAYRDYDFATGQSGAKFNCKRPVNDSPHNTGKRILPPVEQPEVWYPSAASGEFPQLGSGGIGPMGGPAYDYDGTSTSRTRWPAYYDGVPLFYEWTRDYIKEFRLDEDGDVTDIRPVVPSLVVDNPMDMEFGPDGALYVLEYGDGYFAENPDAQLSRIDFVRGNRTPIPKISGTPTVGQAPLTVAFSSAGTTDPDGDRLSYAWDFNADGSVDSTDPNPTWTFQENGSYTPTVKVTDRTGRSASATLPLVVGPTAPIIEFVAPVAGQPFQFGQTVAYEVKVTDDLPVDCSRVKVTYVLGHDEHGHPLSTATGCSGTIPTFVDGGHSGADNLTAVFVAEYTDAPTEPGVPPQSTSATVVLDPDPVAGLAG